The Alnus glutinosa chromosome 8, dhAlnGlut1.1, whole genome shotgun sequence DNA segment TTTGCAGATGGTACCCCAGTGGTTCATGAAGAAACTGGGCCGTCTGAAGCAAACCTTTTCTCAGGAAAATGTATAATAGATCCAAATCAAACTCCAAGCAATCATGTGAAACCGGTAGCGCAGCTTCAAAAGATTCTAAAGTTTAGATTGGCACCTGATACTGACATTCAATTTGCAACAGCTGAGCAGGCTAAATGAGTAAGTTCACAATGAAATTTCCTCTGGCGTTTCCAAAATCCATTCAGACTCTTAAACTAGGAATCGGAGCCATTGCTTAAGTTTCTTGACTACATTATAGGAATGGCGAGTAGCAATACAACCTTTGGGTCTGATCAAACTAGTTCAAAaactgttttctgttttttaaacacaaaaaaaaaagatgtatggGTTCTTTTTGAACCGTCCTGATTTTGTAAATATTCCTTTTCTGCCAGTTGGGGAGTGCCCTTGTTTAGGATGCTTATTGAAACATTAGATGCCAAGTGATACAGAAATGCAACTTCAAGTCAGTCCACTACTTAACTAGAGTCCGTGGGATTTATAGGGCTTCAAAACATTCtactttctaggaaaaaaaaaaaattgtaaaaagtcATTGTGGTTTATCTGATTTACAATTAACTTTTGtgatatcaaaatgaactcagagGTCCCTAGATTATGCAAAAAATACTAATCACTCCCtgcagtcaaattctgttaaaacacttgacggattaTGTTAGTGTGCCATGTCAgtgccaataaaatgatgatgtgttgttaataaaaactataaaatatatattaaaaaaaaaaaaaaactaatgggtGGCTTGGCAACCACCACCAGAGGTGGCTGGGGGAATTCTAGAGAAGATAACAATCTTGCGTCC contains these protein-coding regions:
- the LOC133874494 gene encoding uncharacterized protein LOC133874494 isoform X2, which gives rise to MEVNSVQQDHKDEEEFVLLDLNCLSGILDTPPNAPYVLSIGEYEETIGTCLVFKEEDGTPVVHEETGPSEANLFSGKCIIDPNQTPSNHVKPVAQLQKILKFRLAPDTDIQFATAEQAK